GTGGAGTCGCTGGGAGTCGAGCGTGAGCTTGCCGTCGTTTGAAGCGGGTACGTCTCCGCTGGAGGTGATCGCCTGGGCGCTCGAAACGCATCCCGACCTCGTCATGCCGAGCGCGTTCAACCTCAACGGCGTCGTCCTGATCGACTTGGCCGCGCGCGTCGGCTTTCGAGGCGAGGTGCTGTTCGTCGACACGGGCTATCACTTTCCCGAGACGCTGGCGACGCGCGACCGCCTCGCCGAGCGTTACGCGTCGCTCGACTTCGTGACCTTGAGCGCGGACCTTCCCGACGACCGGCTGTTTTTGACGGACGTGGACGGTTGCTGCGCGGCGCGCAAAGTGGCGCCGCTTCAAGCGTACCTCGCCGAGAAGCGTCCGAGCGCCTTGCTGAACGCCCGGAGCCGCGAGCAGACGACGGACCGCGCCGAGATTCCCTTCGTGGAGGAAGGTGCTCGGCGCAAGATCAATCCGCTCGCGCACATGACGCGAACGACGCTCGAGCAGTACGCGCGGCACCATGACCTGCCCGTGAATCCCTTGTACTGGGACGGCTTCTTGTCGGTCGGATGCGCGCCGTGTACGCGAGCGGTTCGCCCCGGCGAGGACGCGCGGGCGGGTCGCTGGGCGGGCCAGGGCAAGACCGAGTGCGGCCTGTGGGTCGGAGAGCAAGCTCTTTGAGCGTGAAGAAAGGACATTCGCTTTGACGTTGATCGCCGATTCGTTGCCGCGCCCCTTGGGCGGCTCGCTCGTATGGCGCGTCGGGGGCTTGGATGCCGCCGAACTCGCGGAACTTCCTCGGTTGGAACTCGGCGCGCGTAACCTCGCCGACCTCGAACTCATCGCGACGGGCGTGTACTCGCCCCTCACCGGCTTCATGGGTGAGGCCGACTACTTGGGCGTCATCGAGCGCATGCGTCTCGCCAGCGGCGTGCCGTGGAGCGTGCCGATCACCCTCGGCGTGAATCGCGAGGACGCGCGGCGGTACCGTGGTCGGGTCGCCCTCACGCGCGCAGGCGAAATCGTGGGCGTGCTGGACGTGCGCGAGCAGTACAGCGCCCGCAAGAGCGTCGAGGCGCGCGAAGTGTACCGAACGCAAGACGAGGCGCATCCCGGCGTGGCCGCGTTGTACGCACAAGGCGACGTCAACCTCGCGGGCGACGTGACCTTGCTGCGGCTCGACCGCGGGCCGTTTCCGTCGCATCATCACACGCCGAGGGAAACGCGGGACGCGTTCGCGGCGCGAGGTTGGCGCACCGTCGTCGCGTTTCAAACCCGCAACCCCATCCACCGCGCTCACGAGTACCTGCACAAAGTCGCGTTGGAGCAGGTGGACGGCCTCTTTTTGCATCCGCTCGTCGGCGAGACGAAGTCGGACGACGTTCCCGCGCGGGTGCGCATGAAAGCGTACGAAGCGCTGTTGGAGCACTACTACCCGGGCACGCGAACGCTGTTGAGCGTGTACCCGGCGGCGATGAGGTACGCGGGGCCGCGCGAGGCGGTGCTGCACGCGCTGTCTCGGCGCAACTACGGCGTGACGCACTTCATCGTGGGACGCGACCACGCGGGCGTCGGCAATTACTACGGAACGTACGACGCGCAAGAGATCTTCTCGGCGTTTTCGCGCGAGGAGCTCGACGTGGAGATCTTGAAGTTCGAGCACACCTTCTACTGCCGTAAGTGCACGCAGCTCGTGTCGCCACGTACCTGCCCGCACGACCACGGACATCACCTCGTGCTGAGCGGCACGAAGGTGCGAGAGTTGCTCCGTTCCGGAGCGTCCCTGCCCTCCGAGTTCACGCGGCCCGAAGTGGCCGAGGTCCTCCGCGCGGCGTACACCGAGAAGTGAGCGCATTCACCGAATCCTTCGTCGTCCGTCCTTATTGTTGACAAGTTAGATCACCTTTGGTGATCCACGGAAAGTACACCATGAAAAAAATTCTTAAAGTCACGACCTTGCTGCTGAGCGCCGCCCTCCTGGGCGCGAGCACCACGAACGCCCAAACCGCCCGCGTGGTTCGCATCGGCATCTTCCCGAACGTCACGCACGCCGCCGGGCTCGTCGCCATCGAGCGCGGCCTGTTTCAAAAAGAGCTCGGCAATGTGAAGCTCGAAGTGCGCGAATTCGCGAACGGTTCGCAAATCAACGAGGCGTTCGCCGCGAACGCCATCGACTTCGCGTACGTCGGCCCCGGCCCGGCCATGAACGGCTTTCTGCGCGGCCTGCCGATCAAGGTCATCGCGGGCGCGGCGGGCGGCGGCGCGGTTTTGGTGTCGCGCGGTGACGTCAAGATCGTGGGCGGCGTCAAGGGCCTCGCGAGCAAGAAGGTCGCTGTTCCGACGCGCGGCTCCACGCAAGACATCTCGCTGCGTCACCTGCTGAAGGAAAACGGCCTCGCGCCGACCGACTTCGGCGGCAACGTCACCATCGTTCCGATCGATCCCGCCAACATGCCCGCCGCCTTCGCGAGCAAGCAAGTCGACGCGGCCCTCGTGCAAGAACCGTGGGGCGCCGTCCTCGAAGCGCAAGGCGCCAAGCTCGTCTTGAACGAAAAGCGCATCTGGAAGGGCGGCGACTACACCACGACCGTCCTCGTCGGCAACACGAAGTTCATGGACGCCAACCCCGAGATTACCAAGGACATCTTGCGCGGTCACCTCGCGGGCATCGCGTTCATCAAGAAGAGCAACGCCGCCGCGCAAAAAAGCATCAGCGACGAGATCGCCGCCATCACGCGCCAACGCCCTGACCGTGACGTGCTCTTCAAGGCGCTCGCGCGCACGAAAGTCACGTGGGAAATCGACCTCAAGACGCTGGCCGAATACGCCCAGCTCAACAAGGAAGCGGGCTTCGCGCGGGACATCCCCGATCTCGACAAGTTCGTGGACCTCTCGCTCATTCGAAGCCTCGTGAAGTGACGAACTCGGGGGGCAGACGCGACGGTGTGTCCCCTTGGATGAAGCAAGCCTGAGCCGATTCGCAGCGAAAGCCGCACGTTCCAAACGCGGCGGTCGTGTTTTCTGAAGTGCAAGCGGGTCACGTACGGACGAGGTCCGATCGAGGAGGTCGAGATGCGACGAAGTTACTGGTTGACGACGATTTTATGCCTCACCGTGAGCGCGAGCGCTCAGCAGGCCACGACGGTGAGGCTCGGCTTTTTCCCGAACCTCACGCACGCCGCCGCCCTCGTCGCACTGGAACGCGGGTACTTCCAAAAGGAGCTCGGCAAAGTCAAGCTCGAAGCTCGTGAGTTCGTCGCCGGAACCGCCCTCAACGAAGCCTTCGCGGCCGGGCAGATCGACGTCGCCTACATCGGCCCCGGTCCCGCCATCAACGGCTTCACGCGCGGTTTGCCCATGCAAATCGTGGCGGGCGCGAGCAACGCGGGCGCCGTGCTCGTCGCCCGTTCGGACGTCAAGATCACGGGCGTCAAAGACCTCGCCGGGAAGCGCGTGGCCGTGCCCTCCCTCGGCAACACCCAAGACATCTCGCTGCGCCACCTGCTCAAAGAAAACGGGCTGCGCTCGCAAACGGACGGCGGCAACGTCACCGTCGTTCCGGTCGCGCCCGCCGACGTCGCCGCCGCCTTCGCCAGCAAGCAGATCGACGCGGCCCTCGTGCCCGAACCGTGGGGCGCCTTGCTCGAAACGCGCGGCGGGCGGGTCGTCGGAAGCGAAAAGACGATTTGGCGCGGCGGCGACTACCCGACCACCCTCATGATCGTGAACACCAAGTTCGCCGCGCAGAATCCCGACCTCGTCAAGGCGATGCTGCGCGCCCACCTCGCCGCCGTGCGCTTCGTGAACACCAGCAAACCGGCCGCGCAAACGGCGATCGCGCGCAAGCTCAAAGAGCTCACGGGCGAAAGCGTCGACGCGCGGGTGCTGCAACGCGCCCTCGCCCGAACGGAGATCACCGCGAGCTTCGACCTCGACGCCCTCAAGGAATACGGCGAGCTCAACAAGGAGGCAGGCTACACGCGCACCTTGCCCGACTGGGAAAAGCTCGTGAACCTCGAACTTCTCAAGTCGCTGGGGGGACGCTGAGTGACGACGCTTCCCGCACCCGTTCGGCGCCGATCGCACGGTTGGATTTCCCAACTCGTCGGCGTGGCCGCCTTGCTGCTCGTGTGGTGGTTTTTCACCAAGGTTCGGCCTCTCTTTCCGTCGTACGTCCTGCCCGCCCCGGACGCCGTGTTGAAAGAGCTGCAGTACGGCCTGTTCGGCGAGCTGCCCGACGGGCGTCTGGGAGTCTCCATCATCAATTCGCTCCGGCGTGTCGCGATCGGGTACGTGACGGCGCTCGCGCTCGGCCTCGGCTTCGGCATGGTGCTCGCCGCTTCGAAGAGCGTGCGTGACGTCGTCGGCGGGTGGCTGACAGCCGTTCAGAGCATTCCCAGCATCGCCTTCGTGCCGTTCGCGATCTTGCTGTTCGGCCTCAACGACCGCGCGGTGCTGTTCGTGGTGATCCTCGAGGGGTTCATTCCGGTGACGCTCGCCGTGTCGAGCGCCCTGCAAAACGTTCCGCCCGGCTGGCGCACGGCGGGGCGGACGCTCGGGGCCTCCAGCACGCAGTTGTTCACGAAGGTCCTGCTGCCCGCCAGCTTGCCGAACCTCGCGACGGGCGCGCGGCTCGCGTGGAGCTTCTCTTGGCGCGCTTTGATCGGGGCGGAATTGCTCACGGCGAATCCCGGGCTCGGGCAAGCGCTGGAAATCGGGCGCAACACCGCGAACATGGCCCTCGTTCTCGCGACGATCCTCATCGTCGGCGTGCTCGGCGGCTTGTTCGACGCCGTATTGCACGTGCTGGAAACGCGGGTGCGTCGAAATTACGGCCTGGAGGTGTTGTCATGAGCTTGGTGCAAAATCGAAACATGAACTTCGCGTCGACGAACGTCCCGACGGCGCGCCCCGCTTTGAGCGGCGTGGGCGTCTCGTACCGTTACGCGTCGAACGAAGGCATCGGTCCGCTCGACTTCGTGGTACCCGAAGGGCAATTCGTGGGCGTCGTCGGCGAGTCGGGCAGCGGAAAGTCGACGCTGCTGGGCCTCCTGGCAGGTTTCTTGAAGCCGCAGCAAGGAACGCTCGACGTGCTGGGCGAGTCCGCGCGCGGACCGGCGCGTGACGTGACGCTCGTTCAGCAGGAGCACGCGCTGTTTCCGTGGAAGGACGTGCTCGGCAACGTCGCCTTCGGGTTGGAAGTGCGCGGCGTGCCGAGCAAGGAACGCGAGGAACGCGCCCTCGAATCGCTTCGGCTTGTCGGACTCGAGGCGTTGGCGCGCCGCCGTGTGCACGAGCTCAGCGGCGGGCAACGTCAACGCGTGTCGCTCGCCCGCGCGCTCGCGGTGCGTCCGAAGGTGCTGCTGCTCGACGAGCCGTTCAGCGCGCTCGACGCGAGCACGCGCGAGGACCTCGGCGAGACGTTGCGGCGCGTATGGCAAGCACAAGGCTTCACGGTCGTTCTCGTGACGCACCACCTCGACGAAGCCCTCGCGCTCGCCGAGCGGGTCGTGGCTTTGCGCCGGGGTGCGGTCGTGCTGGAAGCCGAGGTGCGCGCCCTGGATCTCGCGACCTTGCGCGCCGCCTTGACGCACGATTGAAGGGCGTCTTGTAAGAGGAATGTCATGCGCCGCGCGTCATCATTCCTCACGTGAAGAAAACTCGACTTTTGAACGCCGTGCTGCTCACGGCGTTCCTTCTCACGCCGGGTGTCAGTGCCGCCCGCGTCAAGATCGCGCTCATCACACCTCAAAGCGGGCCGCTCGCGCCTCAAGGCGACTCGGCGAAGCTCGGCGCGCAACTCGCCCTCGCCGACCTCAAGGGCGAGCTCGACAAGGCCGACTTGCAAGTCAGCCTCGAGGTGTTCGACGAGCAAAATGCGACGGTCGCCGCGAGCGCCGCGAAGGACATCGCCGCCGATCCTTTGATGCTGGGCGTGCTCGGCCCGACCTTTTCGGGCGCGGCCATGCTCGTCTCGGAGGTGCTGCGGCCCGCCCGCGTGCCGATGATCACCGCTTCCGCGACGGCCAACGAGATCACCGACCGCGCCTACTCGAACGTGAACCGCCTCGTCGCGCGCAGCGACGCGCAAGGCGCCGTGATCGCGCAGTATCTGTCGGACGACACGGCGCGCCGCCGCGTTCTCGTCGTGTCGGACAACACGACCTTCGGCAACTCGCTCGCCGACGAGTTTCGCGACGGCGCGCGCGGCAAGAGCCTCACGATTCTCGGGCGCATCAACGGCCCGAAGGCGGACTTTTCCGACATCTTGGACGCCGTGAAGTCGAACCGACCGGACGCGGTGTTCTTCAGCGGCAACCCCGACGTCGCCATCAACTTCCTGAAAGCCCTCAAGGCGGCGGACATCAGCTTGCCTGTCGTGGGCGGAAGCACCTTCGAGGACCCGGGGGTGCTCCGCACGGCGATCGGCCTCGGCCAAGAGCTCACGTACACGACGACGTTCGGGACGATCAACCGCTTCAGCGCCGCCACGGAGTTCACGACCCGCTACCGCGCCGCCTTCGACAAGACCCCGAACATCTTCAGCGTGTTCATGTACGACGCGACCCGTACGATGTTGGCAGCGCTGCTCGACGCGCGCGCCCGCGCGAATCGCACGCCGACCCGCACGCAAGTCGCGGCCGCCGTTCGCCGCGTGCGCCTCACGGACGCCGTCACGGGATCCATCAGCTTCAACGCTCGCGGCGACCGTGCCGTCGCGCCGCTGTTCGTCATGCGTCTCGCCAAGGGATCGACGTTTCCCGACACGCTCGAAGTGCACCTCGTGCGACCGTCGCGCTGACCTTCCGGGCTCCACCCGCCTCCACCTTGCCCTCATCCGTTGCGGTGCTCGCCCCATGATGGTAGGAGGCATGATTACCGAACCGAACTTCGTTTTGTTGCACGGCCTGGGATCGTCGAGCCACTTGTGGGTGCATGTCGCCGAAAACCTCGCCGGCGTGCGTCCGCTTCACCCGGACTTGCCGGGTTTCGGCAGCGAGCAAGCTTCGCGCGCGCGTGACGTGGCCGGGTTGGCCGACTTCGTGGCAAGTTGCGTGCATCGAGCAGGCTTCGAGCGCTTCGTGCTCGTCGCGCACGACTTCGCTGCCGGAATCGCGGTGGAGGTCGCGGCGCGAGGGCTGTCGGGCCTCGTCGGCCTCGGCCTCGTCTCCCCTGCTCCGCTGCGCGCCGAGTTGCCGCGCGACCTGCTCGACCGTCTGATGTCGCTGCCAGGCGACGAGGCGGCCTTGCGCGCCTACTACCGAAGCGCCGTGAATCGCGAGTGCGCCTTAGAAGACGTGGAGACGCTCGTACGAGACGGCGTGCGCTGTGATCCGCACGAATGGCGCGCGTGGCTCACCGAGCGACGCGACTTGCGCGAAGAGGCGTCGCGCGTGACCGTCCCGACCTTGATCCTCACGAGCGACGCGGCATTCGACGAGGGCGACTTCTCGAATCTGAAGGAAGTGACGCGTCTGCACCTCGAAGGAGTGGGCGCGTACCCGGCGTTGGAGGCCCCGAGGCAGGTGACGAAGCACCTCCTGCATTGGACGAGGACGACGCTGCGTGACGTGACGGACGGCTCGAACGCTCAGTAGATCTGCAGCGCACCCGCCTCGACGCACGCGCGGAGGTCCGTCACCTCGCCGATGACGTC
This genomic window from Deinococcus yavapaiensis KR-236 contains:
- a CDS encoding phosphoadenylyl-sulfate reductase, producing the protein MSLPSFEAGTSPLEVIAWALETHPDLVMPSAFNLNGVVLIDLAARVGFRGEVLFVDTGYHFPETLATRDRLAERYASLDFVTLSADLPDDRLFLTDVDGCCAARKVAPLQAYLAEKRPSALLNARSREQTTDRAEIPFVEEGARRKINPLAHMTRTTLEQYARHHDLPVNPLYWDGFLSVGCAPCTRAVRPGEDARAGRWAGQGKTECGLWVGEQAL
- the sat gene encoding sulfate adenylyltransferase yields the protein MTLIADSLPRPLGGSLVWRVGGLDAAELAELPRLELGARNLADLELIATGVYSPLTGFMGEADYLGVIERMRLASGVPWSVPITLGVNREDARRYRGRVALTRAGEIVGVLDVREQYSARKSVEAREVYRTQDEAHPGVAALYAQGDVNLAGDVTLLRLDRGPFPSHHHTPRETRDAFAARGWRTVVAFQTRNPIHRAHEYLHKVALEQVDGLFLHPLVGETKSDDVPARVRMKAYEALLEHYYPGTRTLLSVYPAAMRYAGPREAVLHALSRRNYGVTHFIVGRDHAGVGNYYGTYDAQEIFSAFSREELDVEILKFEHTFYCRKCTQLVSPRTCPHDHGHHLVLSGTKVRELLRSGASLPSEFTRPEVAEVLRAAYTEK
- a CDS encoding ABC transporter substrate-binding protein; translated protein: MKKILKVTTLLLSAALLGASTTNAQTARVVRIGIFPNVTHAAGLVAIERGLFQKELGNVKLEVREFANGSQINEAFAANAIDFAYVGPGPAMNGFLRGLPIKVIAGAAGGGAVLVSRGDVKIVGGVKGLASKKVAVPTRGSTQDISLRHLLKENGLAPTDFGGNVTIVPIDPANMPAAFASKQVDAALVQEPWGAVLEAQGAKLVLNEKRIWKGGDYTTTVLVGNTKFMDANPEITKDILRGHLAGIAFIKKSNAAAQKSISDEIAAITRQRPDRDVLFKALARTKVTWEIDLKTLAEYAQLNKEAGFARDIPDLDKFVDLSLIRSLVK
- a CDS encoding ABC transporter substrate-binding protein; translated protein: MRRSYWLTTILCLTVSASAQQATTVRLGFFPNLTHAAALVALERGYFQKELGKVKLEAREFVAGTALNEAFAAGQIDVAYIGPGPAINGFTRGLPMQIVAGASNAGAVLVARSDVKITGVKDLAGKRVAVPSLGNTQDISLRHLLKENGLRSQTDGGNVTVVPVAPADVAAAFASKQIDAALVPEPWGALLETRGGRVVGSEKTIWRGGDYPTTLMIVNTKFAAQNPDLVKAMLRAHLAAVRFVNTSKPAAQTAIARKLKELTGESVDARVLQRALARTEITASFDLDALKEYGELNKEAGYTRTLPDWEKLVNLELLKSLGGR
- a CDS encoding ABC transporter permease — its product is MTTLPAPVRRRSHGWISQLVGVAALLLVWWFFTKVRPLFPSYVLPAPDAVLKELQYGLFGELPDGRLGVSIINSLRRVAIGYVTALALGLGFGMVLAASKSVRDVVGGWLTAVQSIPSIAFVPFAILLFGLNDRAVLFVVILEGFIPVTLAVSSALQNVPPGWRTAGRTLGASSTQLFTKVLLPASLPNLATGARLAWSFSWRALIGAELLTANPGLGQALEIGRNTANMALVLATILIVGVLGGLFDAVLHVLETRVRRNYGLEVLS
- a CDS encoding ABC transporter ATP-binding protein — protein: MNFASTNVPTARPALSGVGVSYRYASNEGIGPLDFVVPEGQFVGVVGESGSGKSTLLGLLAGFLKPQQGTLDVLGESARGPARDVTLVQQEHALFPWKDVLGNVAFGLEVRGVPSKEREERALESLRLVGLEALARRRVHELSGGQRQRVSLARALAVRPKVLLLDEPFSALDASTREDLGETLRRVWQAQGFTVVLVTHHLDEALALAERVVALRRGAVVLEAEVRALDLATLRAALTHD
- a CDS encoding branched-chain amino acid ABC transporter substrate-binding protein, with product MKKTRLLNAVLLTAFLLTPGVSAARVKIALITPQSGPLAPQGDSAKLGAQLALADLKGELDKADLQVSLEVFDEQNATVAASAAKDIAADPLMLGVLGPTFSGAAMLVSEVLRPARVPMITASATANEITDRAYSNVNRLVARSDAQGAVIAQYLSDDTARRRVLVVSDNTTFGNSLADEFRDGARGKSLTILGRINGPKADFSDILDAVKSNRPDAVFFSGNPDVAINFLKALKAADISLPVVGGSTFEDPGVLRTAIGLGQELTYTTTFGTINRFSAATEFTTRYRAAFDKTPNIFSVFMYDATRTMLAALLDARARANRTPTRTQVAAAVRRVRLTDAVTGSISFNARGDRAVAPLFVMRLAKGSTFPDTLEVHLVRPSR
- a CDS encoding alpha/beta fold hydrolase; translated protein: MITEPNFVLLHGLGSSSHLWVHVAENLAGVRPLHPDLPGFGSEQASRARDVAGLADFVASCVHRAGFERFVLVAHDFAAGIAVEVAARGLSGLVGLGLVSPAPLRAELPRDLLDRLMSLPGDEAALRAYYRSAVNRECALEDVETLVRDGVRCDPHEWRAWLTERRDLREEASRVTVPTLILTSDAAFDEGDFSNLKEVTRLHLEGVGAYPALEAPRQVTKHLLHWTRTTLRDVTDGSNAQ